The nucleotide sequence gaaataatgagtctcggacgaaggtcatgagagacataccttcgtaaacataacaagtaatgacgaaggactcacataaagcatgaaatatgatataagcatcaccatagaatcatttctattttattaacatggaaaaacagaaatgattccaaattacaaatgtaccttcggtcctgagagaaggtgaaaagtacgagcgtgatgccaaaagcaaatgccaagtcagcgtgaacagtacgggagtactgttcatctatttatagacgcgggacgcagcccacgtaaaattacatccatgtccattacatttgttaacggcttatggaaatctgtcgaggcccccgaagtcttttcatctttgagtcggttcccccttctgccatcgcgccgaagcttccctgcgcacagcttcggctacactcgaccttcgtctggttcaggcttcgtcctggccgtgctccatattcataattctggatccgaaaatacctgttcacataatccactcggaaaacattgtcaaatcatgtttttgaggaccttcggaggacgaaggcccccaacaactagCATTCAGCAACACCAATGGGTGAGAAGAAGATGCTTACGCTGAGGAGCTCCGACTGCGAGGAGTTCGAGGTGGAGGAGGCGGTGTTGATGAAGTCAGAGATCATTCGCTTCATGATCGAGGACGACTGCTCCGACAACGTCATCCCGCTCCCCAACGTCAATTCCAAGACTCTCGCCCTAGTCATCGAGTACTGCAACAAGCACGTCCACGACGCCGCCAAGCCCGCCGACGCCGCGGAGACCACCAACGCCTCATCAGCTGGGGGCGGCGGCGAGGTCGACCTCAAAAAGTGGGACGCGGAGTTCGGCAAGGTTGCGCCGGCGACGCTCTTCGACAGAGTAGAGCTGCCATTCTTCATCAGAGTAGAGCTGCCATTCTTTGATCCAATTAGGGCCACCAGAATGCCAAAGATGAAGGTACGCTTTGAACGAGGAGCAGACATAAGAGCGACGTCTATAAACTGCAAAACCAACATCCTTGCAGGAAAGCGAGAAGCGAAAAACCCGGTTCGACAAAGGAATAACCCTAAATAAATCCGTTGATCCACCAATGAACGATTGAAGAAGAAAGCCCACTGATTCTGCGCACAGACGCAAGGAACACCTACCAAAATATATGACTAAAAAGAACTCATGTCGGTCAAATTTACCCGAAAGAAGATTGATTGGGCAATTGAACTTGTGAAGAATCCAATCTTGAAAACGAAGGCCGTCGGAGAAATCCAGGGCAGATGGACCAGAACCAACCGAGGGGCCCCCATGGCCAAGGGCTGGGGGCACTTCGCCGGACAACGAGGGCAGCCTAGCCGGAGCGTCGCACCGCCATCGCCGCCGCGAGAGAGCACAAGTTGACGGACTAGCTCATGAGGTATTGCTTCGAACTTTTTTAATCCCCTtcgggattgaaggggattggagagaaaattagttcatttccacctcaatccactccaatcccGAAGGAGATATGAGGTTCCTAAAGTAGCCCTTAATGCCAAGATGGTAGATAGTTTCCTTTCAGGATCCCAGGTTATGATGCATATAAAATACGATATTTGTGATAAGAGACATTTCATGTGTTAGATTGACATTGGCTTCGCAAACTGATTTACCTAATATTAGGTGTTACATAATATTGAATgttgtgcatgcatgcatgcttatATGATTTCTCACTTAAGTGATTTTCACCGCCTATTTATAGGGTAACTGCAGCTGGTATGAAAGGAATATACAGTTCACATAGTTCACATGTGACGCGGGGCGGCCTTTTTGTAGTAAAGATATGAAATGATTGTGTGCCGTCGCAACTTATGGACATTATACTAGTAGGTGATAACAAAAAAGAACTATGTTCTATCTATATATTTAGAGACCAGTGGACAAAAAAAATAAACCGAAAGAAACTTGGCCTTCTTTATGGTTAATAGATAATATTAATATAGAAGAAAAGGAAATAAACTACTGCAAAATTGCAAAAACCCAAAGCATCTGAAATTCTAGATCTTCTACGCTCTAAACATAAATCCTCACTTCTATCAAGCGTTCTGAAAAAGGCGACACAAACTGAAAGCAGCCAGCCGTCCACCTCCATCACCTGCTACTGAAGAGCTGCCCGGCGTCTTCTCCTCTGCTGCCGTGCCTTCGCCGGCGGCTGTCCAGTACCGCTTGACAGCGAAGAGCACCTTCTCAGGCACGTTGGGGCCGTCCTCATGGTTTGCTAGCAGCGTCTTCCACCGCATCCCCTTCACCGTCCTCTGCACCTTGAGCAGGAGTGCAGGACAGCGGCCGTTGCAACAAAACAGGCGGCCGTTGCAACAAAACAGACTCCCGTTCCCGTACATTGTGGACGGGCTAAACGGCCTTTCGTCCGTTTTCCTCGTTCCAAATCATCCAGGATTTTTTTTATAAAAAGGAGAGGTCCCGTCGTCAGGGCCTTGCCTCGTTCCCTCCCAATCATCCTGCCGCGCGCCGCACGTAGACGTAGGTAGCTACGATTCGATTCGTGCTAGGATTTAGTCGTCCTGTCGTCGCACCAGCATTACTAGCATTCAGCAACACCAATGGCTGAGAAGAAGATGCTTACGCTGAGGAGCTCCGACTGCGAGGAGTTCGAGGTGGAGGAGGCGGTGTTGATGAAGTCAGAGATCATTCGCTTCATGATCGAGGACGACTGCGCCGACAACGTCATCCCGCTCGCCAACGTGAATTCCAAGACTCTCGCCCTGGTCATCGAGTACTGCAACAAGCACGTCCACGCCGACGCCGCGGAGACCACCAGCGCCTCATCAGCTGGGGGCGGCGGCGAGGTCGACCTCAAGAAGTGGGACGCGGAGTTCGTCAAGGTCGCGCCGGCGACGCTCTTCGACCTCATCATGGCTGCCAACTATCTCGACATCAAGGGGTTGCAGGGCCTGACCTGCCGGGCGGTGGTCGACATGATCCAGGGCAAGTCACCGGAGGAGATCCGCAAGACCTTCAACATCAAGAACGACTTAACCAAAGAGGAGGAGGACGCGATCCGTAGCGAGAACTCCTGGGCCTTCGACCCGCTCCCCGTCCGTAGTAGTGGACCGCGGTGGTTACTGTTAGCTTTGATCTCGATTGCTAGTTTGCTCGTCTGCAGTTATCTTCTGATCTGATAATACATTAATAAGTAGTTCGTTTTGTCTACAATTATTAGCTGATATATATTGAGGAGTTCGTCTGTGATCTGCAGTTATCAGCTAATATATTAAGTATTTAGGAATTCCATCTACAAGTTGCGCATATAATTAATTAAGCTACAAAGTCAAGAATCAAAATTTCAAGAGATTCTATCTACAAATTCATTGATCTGACTTTTCAGATCCGAACAACAAAAAGTGCAACCTGTGTTTAGAAATTATGTTTTTATTGAATTTTAGAACATTTAAATCTGAAGTTATATTATCTAGTGCCCACAAGCGCATATGTAGGGTCATGGTACCGATTACAATCATCCCCTCTTTTTTTGCCCCTTTGTCTCCtcatatttttctatggtttgcaTGGGGTCCCATTAAAATTTGGAGTAATTATATACATGTTACTTAACTTTTATAAAATTAAATAGCTAGTTCAGACCAGATGAATCATGAGAAAAGACTAGTTCAGCAAGTACCTCCTTTAGACCTTTTTTGGTTATTCCTATCTCATGTGTATTGGATTAGATTGGAAAAAATATGAAAGATTTTTTATTTtgtttgggatttaaacccactcaatcccacccaatccacaacgattgagagcaaaacgaacaaACCCGCCTTAGTTGTGGCAAAAATACGTAAAAGTGTTTTCTGGTGCAATTATGTTTTTATTGAATTTTAGAACATTTAAATCTGAACTTATATTATCTAGTGCCCACAAGCGCATATGTAGGGTCATGGTACCGATTCCAATCATCCCCTCTTTTTTTGCCCCTTTGTCTCAtcatatttttctatggtttgcaTGGGGTCCCATTAAAATTTGGATTAATTATATACATGTTACTTAGCTTTTATAAAATTAAATAGCTAGTTCAGACTAGATGAATCATGAGATAAGGCTAGTTCAGCAAATACCTCCTTTTTCGATTATTTCTATCCCacgtggattggatgagattggaaaaaaatatgaaacatttttttattttatttaggaTTTAAACACACTCAATCTCACCCAATCCACAATgattgagagcaaaacgaacaGACCCTTAGTTGTGGCAAAAATACATAAACGTGTTTTCTGGTGCAATTCACGACAAAGGTCAATGAGTATTGTAGAAGCCACCTAATCAACAAAGCAGCTTTGAAAGCAAAAAAAAAGTTTCAGCTGTCCaagtaaaaataatataaaatagtAACTCCAGCCATGGCCCCTAATAATACTAGGAGAGAGGGAAGAAGGTTTGGAAAAAATTCTATGGAAGAGTTCTATAAATGTACTTGTTACAGAACCATGTGGATACCATATATACCTTGGCCATGGTATGGTAGAAGTGGAACCATCAGAGGAGATCGATTTTGTTGTCATCCACAACATAGAAACCACTACCGTACGCCCTGCCTCACGTCGAGCCTCTCTTAGATCTCAGACATGCAATAGAAAcgagcaacaattattttattttaatCGCACTAACTATGATTTGAACTCATCACCTCTGACTCATATACCATATTAAATTGCATGCACCATGGACAAAAGTTTAAGCTGACAATAAGAGATAGACAATTGACTCATATCCTAACAAGTCTAAAGAAGGGACACATAGCGTGTGTTCGTATGGTCCTGTAAACAAGTACTAGTTGGTTACCCGTGcattgcgacggctcacaacaatacccacgtaaattatccaccgaaaagatctcaagatttttttatcgattgtctccgctcttcgcataatattttttataaatgcacgggtaccataggcagcaaaccAGAGACCCACatcctcccccacttccaaggtttcataTAGGAGGAGGGGAAGGAAAGAGGCGGACATACATGTTCGTTGCCGTAGAAGGACACGACAAAGACCTATGAATCCGGgtgcgacataggtagtatacgctagatatatagggatagagcacgcaagcggagaaagaagcctaGTCGGAGCAGCTctaaaccgagaggcacccgcacgaggcgtcaatccgagaagggcgagagaaagcgagtgtcttcccagccctgcacccgccgaagcgacacaacatCACAACCAACTCTGTAGCATATGTTGACTGCTGCCACGCTAcgagccttggttgtccaatatctcagacctggacacctcatcgccaagataacctaagcgtggcaggcgtcaccatgtcctcctcgatggcacgcacggagaaaggccaggagcatgaccgactcgcgTCGTACCCGCGTcaacgagcgtcggtcggctcgtgGCTGCGACCGTGtgcgggggcagcaggttggggaggaagaacagggcgaaggccgggaagacgaacgAGACGTCTGACGatggcgaaaacgatggtgcgcgcaagatgtgaaacgtcctcgtggacgtgcaatagccactacaCGAGTCGGTGTCGGGACTGGTgtccgacgaatacgaggagaaggtGCATGCTCCAACGCCCTCTatcgagaatggggtggcgcggaggtggaggcatgaggggagagagaaaagaagtagaatggcgAATGAATTGGTGGCAACtaaggcgaggaccatcattatcgtgcgcaagtatagatggccaaatgagcCATGTCTGGCGATTCGGCCCGAGGCACGATCtatttaatagtgcctgggccaaCCCAGCACGAGCACCGTGCGGTGTTTGGGCCATAGCCTCggtccgtagtgctggcccggcctgACACGATTATCTTTTTATTCTAAataaaatcatatatacatatgtacaatttatattcaatattataaacatctgagcatgatgttctactagtTAGACAGCTTTGCCCAGTGTCTCCCACCTTTCTTCCATtagggtgtgggttcaaaccctACCTCCTACACtgctttttaatattttacgctgagtTGATTTGGAAGAAATGTAGGGTAAAAAGATGATGCagaacgaccgttgaaactggtgctttaagtatagtagagatttATACATGGGATGGCTAATTCGTGCCAAGGAGGACGGGGAACTACTAGATGGATAGAGGCCGACGCTAGAACTGAGACACAGGGATGACTGGAGCAGGATGAATCGATAGATGACCGGGCGCAGGCGGGCGAGAGGGAAATCTGtacaatgtcacacccggatttaagggacaaagccgggtacatctcatatatgcgtcaaagaagacaacacatataataacagagtgtatagagagaaATGTCACAAtacaatcagagtacttattacatagcggaagtcttacaaaataaaatataaatataaaacgaactaaagtccatccttggtgccAAAAAGTCAACTagaagacgccacctagatcaaatcgaactcctcgttgtgtggctcctcttgaaccacctgtacttctcctatgggagatgtgagacagcaagggtgagctcacacatattcatcactcaacaagttgtggggaataatgtgcatgaactcaccaaaggctgagcattgtttttaatgagttggtcaaattttattagtagttactaaatgtaagtaaataccagaccataataagaataatagaataaaattaataaataatcccatgcaatgcaaatgacaaattgaatttaactccataatttaatcatgcgagagtcctgagctgctcttgaccgtgagctcgactagtataccagttttacactctgcagaggttgtatcttgtacccacaagttgtgtatcccatgtagctagggttagctagacccttagacactaccgaggtgaatggctagggatccactacgaggcctttacaaagttccactagcttccgaaaacccgctacggtttatgggaagagcacttgcaagaatccctcgtctgaccgccatcgcagcaaaatcaacccgagaacctccctgcatgcaactcccctactgcccttgcccctttcgggtaaggtagtcttccactagctttcctaattagccagccaagggcgtcccattccacccttgtggtggcacgtgtttctcaagttaagctccatgttccaattaaagataatgatgatcttgacatgaacataaataaaataacagaaaaaATGGAACATGGACGTAATGTAGTATTAATCCTAAGACCATATAGAGCAAGAACAAAACTAACCAAATAATTCAGGAGTGAATAAGGTAAAAAGATAACcaaagaggaggaggaggcgatCCGTAGTGAGAACTCCTGGGCCTTCGACAGATGTAGTCTCCCGCTCCCCGTCCGTAGTAGTGGACCGCGGTGGTTACTGTTAGCTTTGATCTCGATTGCTAGTTTGCTCGTCTGTAGTTATCTTCTGATCTGATACATACATTAATAAGTAGTTTGTTTCGTCTGCAGTTATCAGCTAATATATTAAGTATTTAGGAATTCCATCTACAAGCTGCACATATAATTAAGCTACAAAGTCAAGAATCAAAATTTCAAGAGATTCTATCTACAAATTCATTGATCTGACTTTTTATATCCGAACCAAAAGTGCAACCTGTGTTTAGAAATTATGTTATTATTGAATTTTAGAACATTTAAATCTGAAGTTATATTATCTAGTGCCCACAAGCGCATGTGGGGTCATGGGACCGATTCCAATCATCCACTCTTTTTTGCCCCCTTTTCTCCtcatatttttctatggtttgcaTGGGGTCCCAATTAAAATTTAGATTAATTATATACATGTCACCTAACTTTTATAAAATTAAATAGCTAGTTCAGACCAGATGAATCATGAGAAAAGACTAGTTCAGCAAATACCTCCTTTAGACCTTTTTTGGTTATTCCTATCCCATGTGTATTGGATGACATTGGAAAAAATATGAAAGATTTTTTtgtttgggatttaaacccactcAATCCTACCCAATCCACAATgattgagagcaaaacgaacaaACCTACCTTAGTTGTGGCAAAAATACATAAAAGTGTTTTCTGGTGCAATTCACGACAAAGGTCAATGAGTATTGTAGCAGCCACCTAATCAACAAGCAACTTTGAAAGCAAAAAAAAGTTTCAGTTGTCCaagtaaaaataatataaaatagtAACTCCAGTCATGGCCCCTAATAATACTAGGAGAGAGGCAACAAGGTTTGGGAAAAAAATTCTATGGAAGAGTTCTATAAAAGTACTTGTTACAGAACCATGCAGATACCATATATACCTTGGCCATGGCATGGTAGAAGTGGAACCATCGGAGGAGATTGATTTTGTTGTCATCCACAACATAGAAACCACTACCGTACGCCCTGCCTCACATCGAGCCTGTCTTAGATCTCAGACATGCAATAGAAACGAGCAACAATTACTTTATTTTAATTGCACTAACTATGATTCAAACTCGTCAGCTCTGACTCATATACCATATTAAATTACATGTACCATGGACAAAAGTTTAAGCTGACAATAAGAGATAGACaattgagtcatatcctaacaaGTCTAAAGAAGGGACACGTGGCGTGTGTTCGTATGGTCCTGTAAACAAGTATGTATACATGGGATGGCAATTCGTGTCAAGGAGGACGGGGAACTACTGGATGGATAGAGGTCGACACTAGAACTGAGACACAGGGATGACTAGAGCAGGATGAATCGATAGATGACCGGGCGCAGGCGGGCGGGAGGGAAATCTGTACAAGCACAAGCATCTAATCCAAACACCCTCATCAACCATAGAAAAGACGTATTGATGAAAGAATTTGAGTGTCTCCAACTTTTATGAGCTTTCAACCTTCAAAATCTTCCATATAGAGTTGAAACCTGAATTGTTGTAGTTCTTATTTTAGGACGCGCAACTCTGGATGTGATACAACAACTCAAGACCGCACAAGAATCGAGGGAGCTATCTTCCGAAGAAATACTATGGTGTACCAGACTCAAGAAC is from Zea mays cultivar B73 unplaced genomic scaffold, Zm-B73-REFERENCE-NAM-5.0 scaffold_222, whole genome shotgun sequence and encodes:
- the LOC103649426 gene encoding SKP1-like protein 1, which gives rise to MGEKKMLTLRSSDCEEFEVEEAVLMKSEIIRFMIEDDCSDNVIPLPNVNSKTLALVIEYCNKHVHDAAKPADAAETTNASSAGGGGEVDLKKWDAEFGKVAPATLFDRVELPFFIRVELPFFDPIRATRMPKMKESEKRKTRFDKGITLNKSVDPPMND
- the LOC118474116 gene encoding probable methyltransferase PMT14, encoding MYGNGSLFCCNGRLFCCNGRCPALLLKVQRTVKGMRWKTLLANHEDGPNVPEKVLFAVKRYWTAAGEGTAAEEKTPGSSSVAGDGGGRLAAFSLCRLFQNA
- the LOC118474115 gene encoding SKP1-like protein 1; this encodes MAEKKMLTLRSSDCEEFEVEEAVLMKSEIIRFMIEDDCADNVIPLANVNSKTLALVIEYCNKHVHADAAETTSASSAGGGGEVDLKKWDAEFVKVAPATLFDLIMAANYLDIKGLQGLTCRAVVDMIQGKSPEEIRKTFNIKNDLTKEEEDAIRSENSWAFDPLPVRSSGPRWLLLALISIASLLVCSYLLI